In the Silene latifolia isolate original U9 population chromosome 1, ASM4854445v1, whole genome shotgun sequence genome, GTAATTACGCGCTGATATTGTGTTTTTACTTAAATCTCAGGCTGACTACGCCAAATTATCGACGGATATTGTTATATTGACGTTTTCTGAAGCGGCCGGAAATCGATAAGTTGAGAATTATTAAGATAATAGATAGATATGAATCTGTTCTATTGTTGTTGAAGGTAATTGATAATCATGTGAAAAGATAGATTAGAGGAGAACATGTGAAAAGAGAATGATTTGTTAGTAGTACTAGTTATTAATTAATGTCGAAAGAGTCGAGTCGAGAGTCAAGGCCTTTGCCATGTCGGGTGCGCTCGCTTGGCAGGTCGCCCAATTTAATAAAAGAATATATTTTTTTGGTGTTTTAGCAAGGGAGATGGCACGGGAATTTGCCCGGCTCTCTCTTGTTCGTGTGTGCCTGTCTTCTTTTGTCCTGGGTTTGCTTTGGTATCGGTGTCGTGCTCTTTATTCGATTGTTGCGCAATATTTAGCACTTGAACTTAACAATCATTATCCAAACAGAGATTGAAGATGCATCGGCCGTGAGGTACACATCATTACCCTCGTTTTCGCTTCTAATAGGCTTATCGACTATTTCTCCCCCTTCATTCTTCGCATTTTTACATTAATAGTAATCATGACATGTCCGCTCCACGGTATGCTGGTAATAAGCTAATTGCCCGTTCCTCTTATTTTTGGTTACATAATCATGTTAAGCACTCGGCAGTTGTATACGTTGCAAGTAACATTCCTGAGTAATGAAATGGCAAACCATGTGTATTGCCTGGGTTGTAATCTTTGGTGCATCTCAATATCCATTGAATTGTAGTCAAATCTGAAACAGTCTCTTTCATTTGCATTGTCGATCACAATTGATGTTTTGAATTTGATATTGAATTCAATATTTCATAAGTTCCAGCAAAAGCTCCCCTACTTGTTTGGGAGAATTGCAGCTTTTATGTGTTCTTCATATTAGGTCTTCTGTATATTAAGGATGTAAATAGTGTGATAAAGAAAATTGTCTGTACACTAGTTTGAAACCGTCAACCAAATGCGCAAGTGCTTTATGATGTGATCATTGTTGTGGATGATGACAATCTGAAGTATTCGTAACTGTGAGGATCAAGTTGAAGTGCCAGTCTTGTATGACCAAGGAGATCACCCCCACGTCTTGATAATGGTAGGCTATGAGGATCAAGTTGAAGGGGCAGCCTTGTATGCACAAGGTAACCACCTCATGTCTTGGTATATGCTCATCTCTGTCAATAGAGAATCCTAAGATTGTTGCAGTTAGGTTATAACCTGTCTCAATAAATTATCCTAAGATTGGTATGCAGCTTATATATTTATTTCCAGATCATTCTCGTCACTGGCTTGCCCGCAATTCATTGAATCCTACATTCAAGTGCCAGCTCATTCATGGAATCTTACGTTCAAGCGCCAGTTTATTGAAGGAGCCTTGCTGTGTTGATTCAGGATTTACATTTTCCAAATTCTACTTGCTGACACATTGTGAGTATGCCGCTGCTGGTCATCTTTCCTGATTTCAAGTTTTTAGTGAACTCTCCAGCTCTATTATCCTTTATCATAGAAGTcactttgttatttttttttaaaatgttagGAAGGAGCCCAAATTATGAAATAAGTTCATTTTAGTATgatttaggtttattttatggCGCTTATTTAATTGATAAGCTGCCATCTCTTCTTAGTAAGAGGGTATTTAACCTTTGATACTTGAGTTCCGTTTTGGTTTTACATTTTGAAGTTGGGGCAACTAAATGCTTTGATTGCGTGTAAAATAAAAACGCTTGGCCGAACAAGATTTGAATTTGAGTACGAATGTCAGTATTCTATTAAATGGTGTAGTTTGTTAAATTTTCTCCTTGTAAACCCGGGTCTCGAGTCAGACAATAGATATACACTCATACACTTGCAGAAAGAGGGTATTTTGGTAAACCATTCTATTGAGCTGTATGTCACTAGAGTTTGTGTTAATTGTAAACTTAATGACTtttagttagttaattgattaaTTGTTGCTATTATGGTAATTAATCTAGCAAATATCTTTTTCAGACTACAACAATTTTTGGAACTGTTAATTAAGAATGAAAAGTAGGTTGCTGCTTTATAGCCATCTTAAGAATGACCAGTGTTATTTTGTCTGTTTAAAATATGTTGCTCCATGCCTCCATTTCAAATTTGCAAGTTTGAAATATTTTAGATAAGTAGTATACTAGGAATTGCGGTAATTTTTGAGATACTATGGAGCATCAAATAGCCACTAGTCTTATGAAGGATCTCAAATTAAAATCGgtaattctcatttgtgacggcaccaTTCTCTCACAAGCTTGTGGCCTCTCACAAGTAGCAAGTGGGAAGGCAAGTGGGAGGAGGGGATGTGACCGTCACAAGCGAGACTGTTTGAATGAATATATATTCAATTGACAGACAACTATGATCTTAACACATACTAGaagtgagaggtcacaagctaaTTATCCACAGGCTATGTTCCGTGGGATAAAAAAAAGATGTAATGTCCTTTCAATTTCCACTCTCTCCATTTACCATATTTTGTTGCCTCTCAGCTATCTCTTGTGCTTGAAATTCAGAGCGTTAGATCGTTCAGGTTGAATTTGAACAGCTAGAAGAAAATGGGAAGAGAGGGAAATGAAGGGGAAGATCTCCTAAAAAACACTGGTAAAAAGGTCAAGGAGAAGTTTGATATTGCGATAAGAGAAGCAACAGTATCTTGATGTTAGTTTAATGTTAGGCCTGTAAGCTCAAATGGTAAGAGCGGCCAGATATTATAATCTGGTAGGTTGGTGGTTCGACTCCATCCTGGCCTGTTTAAATAAATCCCGTCTcttttttatttccttttcttttacAGCCTGTTTGGGAATCAATATTTGATTCTCAAATCCCAATTTGACACAAATCTCTTGTTTGGGAGCCCAATTAattttggatttggatttgtaTCAAATCCTCGGTGATTTAATACAAATCTTTATCAGACTAAAACAAATACCACCTCTCAGGGTGTCATTTAGAAATCTTGCGTCATTGACAATCATCCATATCAATTTTGTTTCTCTAGGATCACAAATTATACATTTTCAACCCGAATCTTTTTTTACTACTCACTCACCTTTCTCTGCCTCATTAATTCAATCTTGTACTCAGTTTTTCTGTGCATGATTCATCATCtcatgaaatattaataaaaaagaTGGTATCCCTCCATGGAAGATTTGAGAGCCCAGCAAATTTGGGGATTTCTATgcaataattagggtttatgaaatTGTAACAAGATGTGTTAGGAGGAATGTGATTAATTATGGTGATTTGATTTGGAAAAACAAGgtaatttaatattaatatttatataaaattttgctttctcgattttaagttctttttttttttggtaattgaAATGTATACAAGATTCAAAGCATTGGTCTCAAATTCAAATTTCACAATTTTCACTTCCCCAAACAGTATATTTGCATTTGAAAAACTCAATTTCAATTTTCAGATTCTAAATCAAGGTTTTGAAATGAAATACTTCTATCCAAACACTACCTTAAGTAATTTAAGACCATATTTTATAGGTGGTGACCACAAATTAAAGAAGGTGTCCGGCtaaattgacttttttttttttttaatttttggtattttatatattttgtacTGTAGCATATATAAATTAAGGGAAATGCTATatacaacccaatgggttgtatttaagcatttaatacccttccaaatttggtattaatttagaaattaaACAACAAATTACACATAAATCCATGCAATTAATGCAAATATTAagtgtttatttccttttttagtttcttaaatacaacccattgggttgtatttatcataaccCATAAATTAATCAAGTCAATTTTGATAATAAGCAATGTTTTTTCCCTCAATTTCGGCTCTCATTTTGTGGAGCATCATGTGCGAGAAGAGTTATTCAAATCAAGTCAATTTTGATTTATCTAAGagttactccctccaattcacaataaacctccctatttcctttttcggttatttacaataacctccctatttcattttttggtaagtgtttgtgtggtccaaatttaattgtatggtggagtagtgtgtttccttaatttttgtgccaaattGAAATGgaaggtttattgtgaattggagggagtattttttatgGAAATAATTCATCATATGCCCCATTTTCTCATATTAATATATCCTCGTGTTTAAGTGAGAATAATCTCATCTTTGACGTCATTTTAACTTATAGTAGACCAATCCCATTTTAACCTGATAGTCTGATACTATCGGTTTCTAAACAAGTGACCCCATTTAGCTGCTTCATTTCTTCTTGCCAACAAACAATGCAATAGTGACAACGCCCCACAACCGACACCTGACACCCACCATCCACCACCCGACAACCCATATCCGACCACTCCAACTCGCCGGAAAATTGACATTCGTCCCCAAAAATGATCTTCCAATCGGAATCAACCCTCACCTTCGGAAACACAAATCAATTGGCCAAAAATATAGCTTGGAATGGATCCTCTCCCTCAAAAACACCATCAATCTCGACACCAAAATTAGCCGGTGGTCTTAAgatcaacttttttttttaaatccaaATTAAGCCCAAATATTCAAAACCAAATCCAATTTTTAATTTGAttcacataattttttaaaaggaATTGGAGATTTCAGGGGAATTTTTAAAGTTTGAGATTTTGATTTTTCTGGGTTTTGTATTGTATATACCTTTAATGAAATTGAAGAATAAAAGAATTGAGGAAAGAAGAAATTAGAGAGaaaatgaaggaagaagaaaaatgaaggatgacaaatgaagaaatgaagaagcaGGAGAAATGGAAAAGAAGGCCGCTTTATGTCATTATTCAGGAGGCGGTGGAGTGGTGACGGCAGGTGTGTGGGCTGGTGGTGAGGAGGTAGACGACACCGGTGTTGTTGGGTAGAGGGAGTGTGCAGTTGGTGCAAGCGAATTTATATACTCATATAAAATGGTGAACAAAAAGACACAAGTTTGTATTTGTATACAGAAAAGTCTAGAAGAGCACCCCGATTAGATTCTATTATGACTTGGTCTACTAGTAGACTTAGCGATCCCGTTCAAATACTTACATAAACTAATGGGTTGATCAAAATTATTTACAGAGATCGACTTTTGGACAACATAAATGATACGGAGATGTTGAACGCGAGATGTTGATACGGTGAAAAGACCAAAGGGATTTTAATGGTTTTAAAGGAGAAGATACAGTAGTTAAGACTTGAAGAGTAACTTcttgttaaaaaaaattaatcacTAGAGAAGCTTTGCAATATCTAGCTGTAAATCTGAAATGTTGTAGGATTAAACAAATAAACGACATTAAATTCGTAAACGTAAAAAAAGACCAAAGGGATGAACAAAATTTCCTGCAACCTATATAAACGACGGCCAGGATTACATTCCCTAACAAAGGAACAAAACGTTAGGGAAACAATTTAGAAAACTGAAGCACGGCAAACAAAATGGAACTTTCGGAACAAAGGGACTACCGCTTCGTCTGAACGTGGAACAAAACTACACGGCTTCACTCAAATTGACAGTGTACAATGAAGTTGTGCATTAACCATATAAGTAAACCCTTCTTCCTGAATTTATTCCCTCTAAACTGCAGAAAAATAATTTCTCGTATATTAACTCCAAAATTGTAACTCTACCATAATCACAAATTCCCGCATCAAAAACCTCTGTCCAATTCATAGGTTCTTGAAATTAGATTTGATCTTCCTTTCGATTTTCAACCTTCTGTTTGTATCAATGTTTATAGGTTTCAGTAACTTCTCTTTCTCAATAAGCGCCTGAAGTGATGCCTGTAACCTTCTTAGATGACCGCTGCATTGTTTATGACCAGTAATCCTTGAGCTACTCATGATCTTCTCTTCGGACGTAGGGTTTCTATGAAAAGACGAGTGCCACTTAGATTGTAGGTAAGGTAGGGATCGCCATGGTGGAAGAGGCATGGAGTTCTGCTTGAGTGATACCCTAGAAGCATCAGCCATTACTTGAAGGAATTGATTAAGTTTTGTTAGTGTGCCCACAAAAACAACAGGAAGAGATTTCAGAATCCTATCGTAGGAATCAACCGCTCTCGCTATTTCAAAGTGGCTTCGGAAATCAATGTCGATTATTAGACGCTCTGAAGATTCATCGCTTTTGTGGTGAACCACATCTATGTACTCGTAATCACCTTCATGAGATGGAAATGACAAGCCATCAGCAAATAGCAGAGATCAGAAAACTCCAGCAATCCTAAGGAAAAACACAAAATATCCCAAGTTTGACAAGCTTAAAGGAACACCTGATGATCCAACTCAGTTACACAAACTTTAGCCTCAAAAACAACAATTAGGACATGAAGTTACCATGTCTTGCCAAGTTATGATCCACAGGTATGGTGCAAAAAGAAAGCAGCTAACAGATCAGGGATTCTATTATCCGCTTCCTTGATGTAACCATGGATTAATAGTTTATACCGCACAACATATGGCTCTGTCTAATACTATTTTTTCCTCCTTTCCTTGAACAAATAAGCATCAATGACCAAACCAATACaacaattccttttttttttagcGCCAGCAAACCCCCTATTGTGAATATCACATATTTATAAAAAACTTCGCTAATTCTCCTTTCGTTAGTTTTGTACTACACAGAAAGCTATCAGAAAGTGAAAAAAGGAAATATGACACGAGAGAACAGGCAAATAACCAACATGGTACATTCCACAAGTTGATACAATTGAGTAAGCAAGAGATACAAGTGATTAAGATATTGTTCAAGGATACTCTGTTTTTCCTTGGCATGAATTATGAATATGATTGATTGTGATACCAAATGATAAAAGGCTTAAGATATTGCTCAAAAATATTGAAAACAAACAGTATGATGACGGTAAAAAAGGATAAAATGTGCTCATCGAGTAACTAACGAGATGACACGTACCACCAGGCACCTTGTTAACGCCCTGCCATTTTGAAGCACAAACAGCAGCATCATAACCAGATGATTTCAAGAGTTTCACCAAAGCATAACGGATACAGCTAGCACTGCATAAACCAGGCTTGACCAGGTGAAGGTGCTTATCTCCCGTTGAAAGCAAAAGAGAGTGAACTACGGACTGTAGGTCACTCTCATACACATCAACCGAGCGCTTGATAAACTACAGGAAGACAAGTAACAAACGTAAACAACCTCACCACGACAACTTTCAAAAGCAATTACAGCTACAAATAAAAGCAGAAAAGCACTCTCTGTGTTGCACTATACTACAAAACCAAACATTATAAGATCTCCAACACAAACTAACAACAGTAAACAAGCAAATACAGACGCCGTTTTCATCATTTAGATCATCTGTACAATCCAAACCATATTTTGTTAGCCAAAAGGCAATTCAAAATGACAATAACCAATTGAGGACTTGTTATAACATACACCTCAAGTGTTAACACAGTAACCATCGACATCCTAATCTTCTATCACCCCATCCATTAAATGTAGAATTCTGATTAAATCACTTGGGAATAATGGTGTAACATGTAACTTAACCATTGAAGGACATGAAGTCTAAGTTTATGCAATTGAAGTTTCACAAGTGGGTACAATTCTCCCAAGACTTCGTCAATGAAATTCACGAAACACAAAAAATACTCGCAAATGCATCAAAATGTTCTACAACACAAATTTCTCCATACATAGAAATAAAATACAAGTAAATCAATTCAACTTACAAAATCTTGTCTCATTAACACATGCAAGGCTAAATTTCAACATAATGAACAAAGATTCTTAGCTCACACAACACATTAATAATTCAAAACACAACATGACAACAAGATGAAAACCTAGAAATATTGTACTGCATAATTCAACAGAATTCAACGAGATGAAGCCACAATTCTTCCTAACAAACTGAAATTCATTAATTCACACAAACACATCAATTATTCAAGACATAACCAaataaaaaccgaaaaaaaaacaaatgaaattCAAAATAAAGAATCAACAGCCAAAATGTTTCATAATGAACTAAATTTCTTAGCTCACACAAACACATGAATCACACAACACACAGACAAACAAAAACCTAGAAAAATCGAAATTGAAATTCAAGAAATTAACCTAAAAAACACATGAATTAGACAACATGGAGAATTCACCTAAAATCTCTCAATAATACATGCAAAGGCCAAAATCCTTCCTAATGAAGTTAAAATTCTTACTTCATGCAAACACATGAATTATTCAAATTCGAAATCGAGAATTAATGAAATTAACTACCTAAAGTAACAAAAACCTAGAAAATCCGAAATTAAacttaaaacaaaaataaaaagaatTACCGAAATTTTATCGGCGAGAAGATGAAGATCGGAGAAACCTGATTCGCCATCGCTACTACAAAGAGAGTCAGCACCTCCGCTTCCGTTCTCGAGAAAATCGCTAACCATAATACCAAGGTCATGCTCGCTTTCACCGCCGCCGGAGAATCCTTCCTCCGCCGCCGCTTCCGTCGGAAACACCTTACGCCGTCTCTCGAAGCTTAGATTCCCCAGTTTTCCTCtcattttttaattttaaaaaatattaaaatgaattttatttttatatttttatatttttcagATAATGAAGCAGTTGGTCATTGTTTTGACCGACGAAAATTCAAAACGAATGAGCTGAAATTTGTATAATTTTGCACGAAAAAATCAACCTATGATTATGAAATAATTCTGTTTAATTATTGTGTATTTGAGTATTTTAATTTTCTACTgtattataaaaaaaatgaaaaaatggaaaaacaaaagagagaaaataatGATGACATGCACAAAAGCATGAAGGAGAGAGAAGAGGAAAGAATGGGGAAATGTCTCgtttatttatataataaagagTGGGGGGAAGGAAAGGCATGTTTTGTTGTGACGAAAATGcccttgtttttttattttttttgtagtgGTTGATTTGAGAATGATTTGTGTTGTTAATGAGGTAGTTTGagaattaataataatacgaGAATTTGATTAATAAGGAGTAATAACTGTAAATAATGCAGACGCCTTGCCGAACAAGCCAACTTTGGGTAATTAAATTTTGAATTGGGACGGTAAAATAGGCAGATTCTTGGGGCTTTTTTTTTTCCACCGCAAATTCTTAATTGAGACAGCATCAATTAAGACGGATATATTCGGCTTAAACGTAAACGGGGTTAAATATGATACATAAGACAAAAACAGAATGTGTTGAGATTATAAAATAGTTTGTCTCATATATGCGGGTAAggttttcaacaaaaaaaaaaaaaaaaaaatatgctaGTAAGGTGTTATTTGAGGCATTTTATTCTTTAGACGAATATATAATAAACACCTATTGTTTTCCCTCCTATTTATCgtcttgcctttttcttttctttattgGTTGGTGCATTTTAGAATTGTTAAAACTTTTAAATGATTTGATCCAATTCTTACGTTAATAATATATCCGATTGTATATATAAAAATGAACATGGATCAACAAGGGTATAACTGTAAGAATTTATACTAGGATGAATAAGgatatcacaaaatctcattatagacgacaACTATCCGTTTATAACTAAAGACGAGTTAAGTAACATATCACATTACGTATAACACAAACAACAACTTGCGTGGTGGagcccaaaaatgtcaccactttaagggtatttgacccgtctcttgctatagacggatatatccgtctatagcaagacttgttgggattcacaaattctcattatagacgggagatatccgtctataattaTAGACGTGCCAATATCCGCCCACTTTAAGCATAAGGCAAGTAATAAGTTGCATGGTGGGCTCAAAAATGTtaccactttaagcatatttgatcTATTTAAGATCCATAAATCCGTttatagtgagactaattgaaATGGATTAATGAGATGGTAGTTTGAATTTAAAATGTTTAAACTTGGGGAGCAAGCTAAAATTTGGATAGAAATGAATGAACACTAAAACTttagagagacggtctctcactaagttattaaGAGACCAACCTTTCGTATCCTTTTATTTATATTTCGTaccccttttgttgttgatcgtatCATAATactttcgtacctatttacataataaatgtactcattttatctttaatcataATTTGTacttattttattacctttagtaccactttttcttaaaattgtacaatggtctTTCAATAAAGCTTATTAAAAGACCGTCTCTTACAAGACCTACTCATGAATTAAATATTGCCAAGTTGGTATTATTGTAAAGATTATTATGCCACTCTGGATATATTTTTCGTACAATATAACCTAATAAAATATACTGGTTTGGTTTGTTTGGCATTTGACGCGCGTCCACCGGCTCCTCGACAGGGATATAAtcctaaaattaaataaattaaaaatgtGGGCCCATCATCTCTTAAAGAAATGACGACATCGTACATCCTTTTAAAGTGGAGCCTAACTTATGCGACTAGCCCACCTCTTCTGTTCCATTCGATGATTGGTCGGTACACCCAATCTCAGCTACTCATTTGTCAACTCGGTTCACTTCTTTTTGGACGGAGAAAAAATGGTTagttaaactaaaaaaaaaaataagaaaagttTTAAGTTTTTTCGCCTAAAGTACATTTCTTATTTTGATTAAATCTCTTATTTACTTTTCTATTTTGATATAAT is a window encoding:
- the LOC141604829 gene encoding uncharacterized protein LOC141604829 isoform X2 yields the protein MTLVLWLAIFSRTEAEVLTLFVVAMANQFIKRSVDVYESDLQSVVHSLLLSTGDKHLHLVKPGLCSASCIRYALVKLLKSSGYDAAVCASKWQGVNKVPGGDYEYIDVVHHKSDESSERLIIDIDFRSHFEIARAVDSYDRILKSLPVVFVGTLTKLNQFLQVMADASRVSLKQNSMPLPPWRSLPYLQSKWHSSFHRNPTSEEKIMSSSRITGHKQCSGHLRRLQASLQALIEKEKLLKPINIDTNRRLKIERKIKSNFKNL
- the LOC141604829 gene encoding uncharacterized protein LOC141604829 isoform X1, yielding MRGKLGNLSFERRRKVFPTEAAAEEGFSGGGESEHDLGIMVSDFLENGSGGADSLCSSDGESGFSDLHLLADKISFIKRSVDVYESDLQSVVHSLLLSTGDKHLHLVKPGLCSASCIRYALVKLLKSSGYDAAVCASKWQGVNKVPGGDYEYIDVVHHKSDESSERLIIDIDFRSHFEIARAVDSYDRILKSLPVVFVGTLTKLNQFLQVMADASRVSLKQNSMPLPPWRSLPYLQSKWHSSFHRNPTSEEKIMSSSRITGHKQCSGHLRRLQASLQALIEKEKLLKPINIDTNRRLKIERKIKSNFKNL